In Mytilus trossulus isolate FHL-02 chromosome 14, PNRI_Mtr1.1.1.hap1, whole genome shotgun sequence, a genomic segment contains:
- the LOC134695802 gene encoding EGF-like repeat and discoidin I-like domain-containing protein 3, which yields MTMTESQTLVAVAAVAMVAVATMMNMVSITTTTTTTTSPNIAPVITANVPIETTTAPSPCASAPCLNDGTCQRLGSGFQCNCATGFNGITCATEVTNGKK from the exons ATGACAATGACTGAATCGCAAACATTGGTTGCTGTTGCAG CAGTAGCAATGGTCGCAGTTGCAACGATGATGAACATGGTATCAATAACAACGACAACAACGACAACAACCTCTCCAAACATTGCACCAGTGATTACAGCGAATGTCCCTATAGAAACTACCACAGCTCCAA gtCCATGTGCATCAGCTCCTTGTCTGAATGACGGTACTTGTCAAAGGCTTGGTAGTGGCTTTCAGTGCAATTGTGCAACTGGATTTAATGGTATCACGTGCGCAACAGAAGTTACTAATG gcaAAAAATAG